A region of the Dethiosulfovibrio russensis genome:
GGTGCTTACGTTGTCTATGGGATGGTTTCCACCGCTCATGACGAACACCGTCTCGGCCCCGAGGGAGCAGAATTTGCCGATGATCAGTTTTTCCTGCATGGAGTGGATTACGTTTTTCTCGAACTCCAGCGGCCTGTCCCCTCGGATGTCGTCGTAGTAGGTGTAGTCTCCCACTATTATGTTGGGGCTTTTGACAACGTTTTTGAGAAACACCAACTGGGAATACCTCTTTCTGGGGTGGACTTTATCGGGATCGGGCCCCTTCATCACAGGGACGTGAGTCCGATGGACCTTTCTGTTCCTGTGCTTCCGGGCCTTCTCGATCATAGCCTCTCGCTCGTCCGTCATGCCAGATCCACACCGTCAATTCGACATCTATTCAGGCAGTTCCACTATCTCATTCAGCTCGAGAAACTGAGTAACGACGCTGGCGAAATCCTTTGGAGCCTCGTACATAAGTCTGTGAGTTCCTCCTTTGAACCTTATGAGCCACGATCCCGGCACCACCGACACCAGTTTAAGCGAGCTATCGGCTCCCACCACCGTATCGTCGGTTCCCACCAGAAACATCACGGGCATGGAGAGATTCGACAACCTATCCAAAGGACTCTTCCACGTCTTGGCAGCCTCCAGCTGCCTCTTCACCACCGGAGACAGGCTTTCCGACATCTTCTCGGATTTTTTCGAGAGAGAATCGGCCACGGAGGAGCCGTCCACCGAGGTGGCGTGTATTATGGCCTTCTCGAATCGTTCCGGAGCGCTCAGGAGAAGCTGCTGAGTAGTGACGCTGGACTGGGAGTATCCCAGAACGTAGGTCTTGGACAGCCCCAGCTCGTCCATAAGGGCCAGGACATCGCGAGCGAACAAAGGATAGGAGAAATCCGTACCGTCCTCGGAGGAAAAACCCATGCCCCTGTTGTCCATAAGCACCAACTGATATCTGGCGGAGAGTTTTTCGACGATTTCTTCAGGCCAATCGTCCATGGTGCATCCCAAACCGGTCAACATCAAAAGCGGCTTTCCCGAACCGATCAGACAGTAACCTATGTCGATTCCGTCGGCATGGACTTTATAGACGTCGTTGTCTCCGAGACAGGTGCCGACCCTCTCTCCCACAGGGGAAATATCCGCCCACAGAGGGGTAGCCGCAAGCACGAAAAGGGCCAGAATAGGCAAGACAATAAAACGATACTTTTTCATGATCGTCCTCACTCCCTTCTTGAAGTCAGTGAATCGAGTCAAATAAATATTACACCGAAACCCATCAAGGCAGAAACTCCGTCACCATCTCGGCCAGTTCTTTCGGGTACTGGTAGACCAGACCGTGGCCTCCATCGGAGAAGGAGCGGAAGGAACCGTCGGGCAGGGCTTTCGCCAGCTCTCTGGACAGAGACGCCGGGATGACTCCGTCCATCTCTCCGGCCACCACCATGGTTGAGACGGATATTGACGGTACTCTGTCACAGCATCCCTTCCAGGACGCTATGGCCTTGACCTGTCCCGCTATGCCCTCGGCGCAACGAGAGTAGACGGTCATAGGTCGGGATAGAAAGGCTTTCTCGAAACCGGGATGGGAGTCCAGCCATGGACGAGGGAAAAGCATGTTCAAGGCGATCTCGGTCCTCTCAACGTCGGATACCGAGGTGTTCATGAGGTTGCCGGAAGCTCCGGGACGGAGCTCCATAACATTGCGATGATCGCAGCAGGTACCGTAGAGTACCAAGTCCCTGACAAGCTCCGGCCGAGCCAGTGTCAACTCCTGGGCAACGTAACCTCCCATGGACCAGCCGAGAACGTGGGCCGATTCGATCCCGAGATGGTCCAAAAGTCCCGCTGCGTCGGATGCGAACCTATCGATGCTAGGGGGCTCTGTGCCTATGGAGCTTTCTCCCACTCCCCTATTGTCGAAGGCTATCACCTTGAATTTTTTCATCAAGGTCGAGACGAAGGGGAATCCCCAAAAGTCCATGGTACCGCCGAAGCCCATGATCAAAAGGAGAGGCTCTCCCTGTCCCGCAACGGTATAGGCCAACGATACGTCGTCGATCCGGGCGGTTCGAAAGCTCTGAGACATCAGTCTACCACCAGATCCGTAAGTTCTTCCGCCGAGACTCCCAGGATGTATTTTTTCACAGGAAGTGACGACAAAACCTCCGAGACGGCCTTACGATCGAACCGGACGCCTCTGAGGGCGTTTTCCATATCGGAAGGATCGGCCACGCTGAAGAAGTCTCCCCTTATGGCGACATTCTCTATCGTACCTTCTTTTACGTCCAGATAGATCTGCACCTTCCCCTTTTCGAAGCGGCGCTCCGACGACAGGGAGAAGGGGGGCGAGCTGCCCCACACCCAGTCCCAGGTGGCGTACTTGGAGTCCCTCATCTCCGAGATCTCCCGTACCTCGTCGTCATCCAGGGAACGGGCGGTCTCTCCGAAGGGGGCGGCGAAGTGGGACATCAGGCCCTCTATGAAATCCTCCATCGGCATGGGGTTCGGCATATGAGGGGCTACGTTGGTCACCCTGCTTCTGACCGAGGCGACTCCTTTGGATTTGAACTTTTCCGGATCGACCGAAAGGGAGGCGGCCACGTCCTCCAGACAGGAGTCGAACATTATGGTACCGTGATGGAGCATGGTGTTTTTGCTCACGTGCTGGGCGTTACCGGAGAATTTCTTGCCCTCTATGGTGAGGTCGTTTCTCCCGGTAAGCTCCGCCTTCACCCCTATGCTGTCCAGATATTCCAGAAGGGGATTGGTGTAAAGGGCGAAGTCCAATCCCCGAGAATCCCTGTCTCCGACCGGCAGGATGAAGGTGTAATTCAGATTGCCCAGGTCGTGATACACCGCTCCTCCGCCGGTGGTGCGACGGACGACCGCCACTCCTTTCTCTCGGAGAAAGGGCGAGTTGACCTCCCCTGCGGCGTTTTGGAAACGTCCCACCACAACGGTCGGCCTGTTCCTCCAGAGGATTATGTAGCCGTCCCCCGTCTCGGAGGATCGACCGAACAGAACCTCTTCCATGGCGAGATTGAAGAAAGGATCGTCGTCTCTATGTATTATGCAGTGCATCGTCATCGTTATTCCTCCCCGTATCGATAGGATATCGATGACATGGTACCACGGCTTTTAACGCCGGGACAGCCGTCAGGGCCTATCTTTTCGGAGGTATCTCTCAGTCCAGGGACAGCACCTTATGCATATTCCGCAGATGGCGTGTTTCAGGCCCCTCTCGTCCATGAAGGAGCTCAGCTGCCCCATACAGGCCTCTATCTCCACCAGCGAACCTCGGTCCATTCCGGGACGCCAGATTCTATCTCCAGGAGCGTTGACGGGACATTCCTGTAGACAGGCGCTGCACGTTCCGCAGCGGGATTCTAAGACCGGGACGTCGGCATCGATAGGGGCATCGGTGAATATAGTGCCGAGCCGAACGGCCGAGCCGTAGTCCTCCGTGATCAAAAGGGCGTTCTTTCCTATCCAGCCCAGTCCGGCCAGGGTCGCGGCGGTTTTGTGGGGGAAGGAGGCGCTCAAGGTCCGGCGGTCGAAGTCGGGAGAGGACGCGGTCTCCATCTCCGCTCTGTGTCCTCGGTCGGAGAAAAAACGGAGTATTCGATTCAGTATGTCGTCTATTCTGCTGTTCACCGACGTATATTCATCCTGGTATCTCAGGCTCGGACCGTCGGATAGGGACTCGACTATCTCGGGATCCAGAGCAACAGCCACCGATATGGCCCGCGGAAACGGCATTTTCAGCCCGGAGATATCTGCCACGCCGATCAGATCGGCACCCCAGCCAAGGGTGTTTTCCTTCAGTTCAGCGGTAAGATCGTTCATCTAACTAGCCTCCTCGCCGATATCGTCTAAAGGCATTGTATCCTCTAAAGAGGGGGGGATCATCTAGGTATATTCGATTATGCAACATACACCTGATATAGGTATTTTTACCTATCGTCCATGAGGTTTTTCTCCCGATGCGGCTGAGAAAAGAAAGACATATACTTTGTTCACAGAGCGAGATACTGAGTACCTCCAAGCAAGACGACGCCACACACACTTCTTCAAGTAACTCACACACTTCTATAACTCCTTGACGAAAGCCCGGGGCATATGCCCCGGGCTTTCGTCTTTTCACCGTATAGACCTAATCGACCAGCCCTCGAAAATAAAGGTCCAGCATCGGGCCGACCATAGACGATGGAGAGAAGGGGTTGGAGGAATAGAGACTTCGCTCCATGAGACCGAAGATCAGGAATCGGAGGGATTCCGCCGCCGCCCGAAGGTTTACCGATCTAGAGATGTCCCCGCCCCCTCGAGCCTCCGTCAAAGCCTTCTCCATTCTGCCCAAGGTCCTCTCCCTCATTCCCTCTATCGCCAGCAATACCCGTTCGTCCTCGACCAGGCTTCGACGATCCAGGAAGATGGATAGAAGCCTTCGGGCGTTCTCGCTCTCCTCGAATATGGAGATTTCCTCTCTCGCCATGGTGGAAAGCCTCTCCAGAGGGGGGCCCTCTCCACTCAGTGTGGACTCCTCTATACGGTCGACTATGTCGACGGCGTAGTCCATCAGCTCCAAAAGCAACCCCGCCTTGCCTCCGAAATGGCGGTAGAGGGCTCCCTTGGTAAAGCCGGCCTCCCGACCTATCTCAACCAAGGTAACCCCGTCCACTCCTCTGACGGAAAAGAGTTCGGCGGAGACGTCCAGAAGTCTCTTTCTGGTCTTGGCAGCCTCCTCCCTGGTCCTACGACCCATAGGAGGTCTCCTCGGAGGAAATGCCGTACATGGCGCAATACATCACCGGCACGACCACCAGGGTCAGGACGGTGGCGAAGGAAAGTCCGAACATTATAGTTACGGCCATGGAGGCGAAGAAATCGTCCAGTGCCAGAGGGACCATACCGAGGACTGTGGTCATAGCCGCCATCATGACCGGCCGAACCCTGCCTGTGGAGGCGTCAAGCACGGCGGAGAAACGAGGCTTTCCAGCAGCCATATCAAGCTCTATCTGATCCAGAAGCACTATGGCGTTCTTTATGAGCATGCCTATCAGGCTTAGGTAGCCCAGCAGAGCCATAAAGCCGAAGCTCCGTCCCGTTATCAGAAGCCCGGAGGTAACGCCTATGGCGGCCAGAGGCAGACACAGAAAGACCGCTACAGGCTGGCGAAAGCCGTTGAATAGCCCCATGACCACGATAACCATAAATACCAGGCTCAACAGGAAGGGCCCTACTAGGGCTTCTTGAGATGTTCTGGAATCCTCGTATTCCCCTCCCCATTCGACATCGTAGCCGTCCGGAAGCTTCAAGGCATCCACCATGGGTATCAGTCTGCGTCTGAGATCCTCCGCCGATCCCTTCAGCGAATCACACTGAGGGGTTATAACCCTTGAACGGTTCCTCCGCCATATCAGAGGGTCCTC
Encoded here:
- a CDS encoding alpha/beta fold hydrolase, whose amino-acid sequence is MSQSFRTARIDDVSLAYTVAGQGEPLLLIMGFGGTMDFWGFPFVSTLMKKFKVIAFDNRGVGESSIGTEPPSIDRFASDAAGLLDHLGIESAHVLGWSMGGYVAQELTLARPELVRDLVLYGTCCDHRNVMELRPGASGNLMNTSVSDVERTEIALNMLFPRPWLDSHPGFEKAFLSRPMTVYSRCAEGIAGQVKAIASWKGCCDRVPSISVSTMVVAGEMDGVIPASLSRELAKALPDGSFRSFSDGGHGLVYQYPKELAEMVTEFLP
- a CDS encoding epoxyqueuosine reductase, producing the protein MNDLTAELKENTLGWGADLIGVADISGLKMPFPRAISVAVALDPEIVESLSDGPSLRYQDEYTSVNSRIDDILNRILRFFSDRGHRAEMETASSPDFDRRTLSASFPHKTAATLAGLGWIGKNALLITEDYGSAVRLGTIFTDAPIDADVPVLESRCGTCSACLQECPVNAPGDRIWRPGMDRGSLVEIEACMGQLSSFMDERGLKHAICGICIRCCPWTERYLRKDRP
- a CDS encoding TetR/AcrR family transcriptional regulator; this translates as MGRRTREEAAKTRKRLLDVSAELFSVRGVDGVTLVEIGREAGFTKGALYRHFGGKAGLLLELMDYAVDIVDRIEESTLSGEGPPLERLSTMAREEISIFEESENARRLLSIFLDRRSLVEDERVLLAIEGMRERTLGRMEKALTEARGGGDISRSVNLRAAAESLRFLIFGLMERSLYSSNPFSPSSMVGPMLDLYFRGLVD
- a CDS encoding alpha/beta fold hydrolase, with amino-acid sequence MKKYRFIVLPILALFVLAATPLWADISPVGERVGTCLGDNDVYKVHADGIDIGYCLIGSGKPLLMLTGLGCTMDDWPEEIVEKLSARYQLVLMDNRGMGFSSEDGTDFSYPLFARDVLALMDELGLSKTYVLGYSQSSVTTQQLLLSAPERFEKAIIHATSVDGSSVADSLSKKSEKMSESLSPVVKRQLEAAKTWKSPLDRLSNLSMPVMFLVGTDDTVVGADSSLKLVSVVPGSWLIRFKGGTHRLMYEAPKDFASVVTQFLELNEIVELPE
- a CDS encoding lipoate--protein ligase, with the translated sequence MTMHCIIHRDDDPFFNLAMEEVLFGRSSETGDGYIILWRNRPTVVVGRFQNAAGEVNSPFLREKGVAVVRRTTGGGAVYHDLGNLNYTFILPVGDRDSRGLDFALYTNPLLEYLDSIGVKAELTGRNDLTIEGKKFSGNAQHVSKNTMLHHGTIMFDSCLEDVAASLSVDPEKFKSKGVASVRSRVTNVAPHMPNPMPMEDFIEGLMSHFAAPFGETARSLDDDEVREISEMRDSKYATWDWVWGSSPPFSLSSERRFEKGKVQIYLDVKEGTIENVAIRGDFFSVADPSDMENALRGVRFDRKAVSEVLSSLPVKKYILGVSAEELTDLVVD